The genomic region TTCCTGCAACTCCCTCTACGCTACCATTCTTATAAACGACGACTGCATCCCTGCCTACGGTGGAGAAATTCCCTTCGACATAATTTTGAAACCTAGTATACCAGATTATTATTAAAGAATATTACGTTCCCAGAAAGTAGTGAGTCCTTGCCTACATCACCTTCACCAACTTCTAACGTCCAAGGGATAGGATGTATCCAACCGGCATTTCCAGTAGATTCAAGGCTCATTGCCTCCGCAACCTCGTTATTTAACAAAGGAGTCTTAAAAACCCCGTGATCTATGATCTTTTTATTCTTAGTAAAAGTTGCCTCTCTAATTCCTCCCAATCTTGTCCTTGAATTTTCTTTAAATCAAGGCTTTCTACGTTAGTCGATGAAGAAAAATAGTATTCCTTGCTCGTATGCTCTAACAGAATAACCCTCATTTTTCTCCTCGCTTACGCCTAAAAGTCGTCCGTTCATTAAGAATATTGATGAGGATTCATTCTTATGATACCTTGCCTCTAAGTACTTATAAGAATCAAACTTCTTTACAACTTTTTCTAAGTCCATACTTCTACTACGCTTTTCTCTTATTTATTGATTATTGAGACTTATGCTTCTCTTATATTTTTATTACGTTCTCTATTCTTTATTTCTTTAGCAATTTCGATTAATCTCTCCGGTCCTATACTATCTTCAGAATTAGGTGGATCTTCCAAAACTCCTACTAAACCGGCTCTAGATATTCCAAAGTCCTTTATCCTTTCTATCGCTTTTCTGGCCTCCTTTTCAGTAAATTTGTTCTTAACTTCGTAAGCTATGAAAGGCTTTCCTTTCTTTAATAGAACTACATCAATATCTCCTTGAGGTACATACGCTAATTCTGCATTATAATACTCAGCTAGCATTTCACCTATAGAAAATTGTAATTCCTTAGAAATAGGATAACTTAAATCTACAATTTTATTGCCTTTTTCTGAAACCTTATATTTAGCCTCTGCATAAAAAGTCACACTCATTATTGGTGAGTCCAAATCATGATACCACTCACTACCTTTTCCTCCTTTGTATACCCTTATTTTCTTTATTAACCCCATTTTAAATAGCGTATCAAGATAAGAAGAAGCCTTTGAAGGATTAATATCCATTCCTGCCTGCAACTTAGCAGATATCATTGAAGAATTCCACATCCCTCCTGCAACTTCTAATAAAATAGCCTCATAAGTTTGAGTCAGTTTCCTATCTTCTTCCTGAAAGATTTCCCCTATTAATCCTTTTGTAATATAATAGAAGGATTGAGGATTCCTCTCTACGTCACTCCAGTCTGAGGCATGTTCAATTATCCAAGGGTCTCTAAACAGTAGCGCTTTATAAGGATC from Acidianus ambivalens harbors:
- a CDS encoding PmbA/TldA family metallopeptidase — its product is MDLEKVVKKFDSYKYLEARYHKNESSSIFLMNGRLLGVSEEKNEGYSVRAYEQGILFFFID
- a CDS encoding metallopeptidase TldD-related protein — encoded protein: MGGIREATFTKNKKIIDHGVFKTPLLNNEVAEAMSLESTGNAGWIHPIPWTLEVGEGDVGKDSLLSGNVIFFNNNLVY
- a CDS encoding AAA family ATPase produces the protein MFEIERRECKEIKNLKGWRLIYGRRKVGKTYLATRCLEYDDYYLISRTLNIIHENDEISLDEGINKIISLLKGGKKIILDEFQRLPEKYIDLLATAYPNGTLILLASSLGVLSKVVDRNSPLLGYVIPYKMGIIKFSDVLASVKDPYKALLFRDPWIIEHASDWSDVERNPQSFYYITKGLIGEIFQEEDRKLTQTYEAILLEVAGGMWNSSMISAKLQAGMDINPSKASSYLDTLFKMGLIKKIRVYKGGKGSEWYHDLDSPIMSVTFYAEAKYKVSEKGNKIVDLSYPISKELQFSIGEMLAEYYNAELAYVPQGDIDVVLLKKGKPFIAYEVKNKFTEKEARKAIERIKDFGISRAGLVGVLEDPPNSEDSIGPERLIEIAKEIKNRERNKNIREA